One window from the genome of Cryobacterium sp. GrIS_2_6 encodes:
- a CDS encoding alpha/beta hydrolase, with the protein MTAGITLKPRETSLRRVPVWVWRALMIRLSPGELHKFNLEPISTVDYHLDVDYVGDGSRDHLLDVMVPHDPAGPLPVYVYFHGGGWTSGDKAPLTKYCASQAADGMIVVNANYRMATRFQLRHMLEDGNAVLDWVARNVADFGGDPTRIVLGGDSAGGHIAALLAASAFEPELAAHYGIEPRVDPGYLRGLVQHCSIADLSVMFERGFVLSLNFLRMLLPERGRGVVLRTAARFMNPIEWLDSGFPPVFVTTSERDYFYRANLNFIAALKRRSIQVDSLIYDRRQANTHHTWQQDARHPESQEVYRRLGAFVRRVAALPVAVPVPG; encoded by the coding sequence ATGACCGCAGGCATCACCCTGAAACCCCGAGAAACCAGCCTCCGCCGTGTTCCCGTCTGGGTCTGGCGGGCCCTGATGATCCGGCTCTCCCCCGGCGAACTGCACAAGTTCAACCTCGAGCCGATTTCCACCGTCGACTACCACCTCGACGTCGACTACGTCGGGGACGGGAGCCGCGACCACCTGCTCGACGTGATGGTGCCGCACGACCCTGCCGGGCCTCTCCCGGTGTACGTGTATTTCCACGGCGGAGGCTGGACCTCCGGCGACAAGGCGCCGCTCACGAAGTACTGTGCGAGCCAGGCCGCTGACGGCATGATCGTCGTCAACGCCAACTACCGGATGGCCACCCGGTTCCAGCTCAGGCACATGCTCGAGGACGGCAATGCGGTGCTCGACTGGGTGGCCCGCAACGTTGCCGACTTCGGCGGGGACCCCACCCGGATCGTCCTCGGTGGGGATTCGGCAGGCGGCCACATCGCGGCGCTCCTGGCGGCATCCGCTTTCGAACCGGAACTCGCGGCCCACTACGGCATCGAACCCCGCGTGGATCCGGGCTACCTCCGCGGCCTCGTGCAGCACTGCAGCATCGCCGACCTCTCGGTGATGTTTGAGCGCGGCTTCGTGCTGAGCCTCAACTTCCTGCGGATGCTGCTGCCCGAGCGGGGGCGCGGAGTCGTGCTGCGGACCGCGGCGCGGTTCATGAACCCGATCGAATGGCTCGACAGCGGCTTCCCGCCGGTCTTCGTCACGACGAGCGAACGGGACTACTTCTACCGGGCGAACCTGAACTTCATCGCAGCGCTCAAGCGCAGGTCGATCCAGGTGGACAGCCTGATCTACGACCGGCGGCAGGCGAACACCCATCACACCTGGCAGCAGGACGCTCGGCATCCGGAATCGCAGGAGGTGTACCGCCGTCTCGGCGCCTTCGTCCGTCGCGTCGCGGCCCTGCCCGTTGCGGTCCCCGTCCCCGGTTAG
- a CDS encoding LysE family translocator, producing MVPIDHLLTFALASVALIALPGPTVLFVIGRSLALGRLGGFLSVLGNALGMLPLIAAVALGLGAIVTQSIVVFTIVKVVGAAYIVYLGIHAIRYRGAVTRTRGVTLVARPWWRLLAEGSVVGATNPKSIVFFVAVLPQFVDYRAGAVPLQLLTLGTIFVVLALAGDSVWAIAAGSARDWFAKSPKRLEKLSAGGGVMMIGLGGVLAATGAQS from the coding sequence ATGGTCCCGATCGATCACCTGCTCACCTTCGCGCTCGCTTCCGTCGCCCTCATCGCGCTGCCGGGGCCGACCGTGCTGTTCGTGATCGGACGCTCCCTGGCGCTCGGGCGTCTCGGCGGTTTCCTGAGCGTGCTCGGAAACGCCCTCGGCATGCTGCCCCTCATCGCGGCCGTCGCGCTCGGCCTCGGCGCGATCGTCACCCAGTCGATCGTGGTCTTCACGATCGTCAAGGTCGTCGGGGCCGCCTACATCGTCTACCTCGGAATCCACGCGATCCGGTACCGCGGCGCGGTCACCCGGACCCGCGGTGTCACGCTCGTCGCCCGGCCGTGGTGGCGGCTACTCGCCGAAGGGTCGGTCGTCGGCGCCACCAACCCCAAGTCCATCGTGTTCTTCGTCGCCGTGCTTCCCCAGTTCGTCGACTACCGTGCGGGCGCGGTGCCGCTGCAACTCCTCACCCTCGGCACGATCTTCGTCGTGCTCGCCCTCGCCGGCGACAGCGTCTGGGCCATCGCCGCCGGCTCGGCGCGGGACTGGTTCGCGAAGTCGCCGAAACGGCTCGAAAAGCTTTCAGCGGGCGGCGGGGTCATGATGATCGGCCTCGGCGGCGTCCTCGCCGCGACCGGCGCCCAGAGCTGA
- a CDS encoding acyl-CoA thioesterase yields the protein MHMLMRTLFHGWLSKRGPRVGSYDVVRTRFVTLPTDQDILRHMNNGVYLSIMDIARLDLLHRTGIWPIFTARGWYPVVVSETISFRKSLTVGQRFAVESRILGFDEKAVYVEQRFVRPDADGNPEILALGFIRGRFLKRGGGVVGIEELLAAVGQAPAGLTVPTWLLEWSADVALPATRAAAPSLWE from the coding sequence ATGCATATGCTGATGCGCACCCTCTTCCACGGCTGGCTGTCGAAGCGGGGCCCCCGCGTCGGGTCATACGACGTCGTCAGAACCCGGTTCGTGACCCTCCCGACCGACCAGGACATCCTGCGGCACATGAATAACGGCGTGTACCTGTCGATCATGGACATCGCCAGGCTCGACCTGCTGCACCGCACCGGCATCTGGCCGATCTTCACCGCACGAGGCTGGTACCCCGTCGTCGTGAGCGAGACCATCAGCTTCCGTAAATCGCTCACCGTCGGTCAGCGGTTCGCCGTCGAATCGCGCATCCTCGGCTTCGACGAGAAGGCCGTCTACGTGGAGCAGCGCTTCGTGCGACCGGATGCCGATGGGAACCCCGAGATCCTCGCCCTCGGCTTCATCCGGGGCCGCTTCCTCAAGCGCGGCGGAGGCGTCGTCGGCATCGAGGAATTGCTCGCCGCCGTAGGACAGGCGCCCGCCGGTCTCACCGTCCCGACGTGGCTGCTCGAGTGGAGCGCCGACGTCGCCCTGCCCGCGACCCGCGCGGCCGCCCCGAGTCTCTGGGAATAG